In Candidatus Kerfeldbacteria bacterium, a single genomic region encodes these proteins:
- a CDS encoding RNA-binding protein: MGNKLFVGNLSYSVTDEELGNAFAEAGTVTSAKVITDRMTGRSRGFGFVEMSSDAEAQTAVQSVDGKEIGGRPVKVSEARPQQDRTR, translated from the coding sequence ATGGGTAACAAGCTCTTCGTAGGAAATCTTTCCTACAGCGTGACTGATGAAGAACTCGGCAATGCATTTGCTGAGGCCGGCACCGTCACGTCAGCGAAAGTGATTACCGATCGTATGACCGGCCGCTCACGCGGATTTGGCTTCGTGGAAATGTCCTCGGATGCCGAAGCGCAAACAGCGGTTCAGTCAGTCGATGGTAAAGAGATCGGTGGACGACCTGTCAAGGTGAGCGAAGCTCGCCCGCAGCAGGATCGCACCCGCTAG
- a CDS encoding prepilin-type N-terminal cleavage/methylation domain-containing protein, producing MNKGKKIHGFTLLELLVVIGIIGILAAIVIIAINPGRQFAQARNAQRWNDVNAILNAVHQYAVDNNGEVPAAITAVPTTVSNGGIDICDDLVGTTGIYVTAIPADPQTGSYTDCTTYNSGYQISQNATSGRVTVTAPSAELTTTITVSR from the coding sequence ATGAACAAAGGCAAAAAAATTCATGGATTTACCCTTTTAGAGCTTTTGGTCGTCATTGGAATCATTGGTATTTTGGCGGCGATCGTCATTATTGCCATCAATCCGGGACGCCAATTTGCTCAAGCGCGGAATGCCCAGCGTTGGAATGATGTGAATGCAATTTTGAATGCCGTTCATCAATATGCCGTTGATAATAATGGTGAGGTTCCCGCAGCCATTACCGCTGTTCCTACCACCGTTAGTAATGGCGGAATTGATATCTGCGATGATTTAGTTGGTACGACTGGTATTTATGTCACCGCCATTCCGGCTGATCCGCAGACCGGCAGCTATACTGACTGTACCACCTATAATTCTGGCTATCAGATTTCTCAGAATGCCACTTCAGGACGAGTTACGGTTACGGCTCCAAGCGCTGAGCTCACCACCACCATCACGGTTAGCCGATAA
- a CDS encoding HAMP domain-containing histidine kinase gives MSSLTIVLLILLVGAIGCAGYFYRRMYRIRQIERQKADNRRSAFISIISHQLRTPLSVIKGYLEGVLTGDQGPLNDGQKEYLQEALDINHDTIKLVNDYLEVVRLDIDKLIIHLERIQLEELVAEEVSKLTPLARASNCELVYTPPASALPSVQADRIKLRQVIENILTNAIKYTNGKGRAVITLEQRDGAIRFSVADNGVGVPQDQLDEVFTKFTRGKNVIQKNTQGSGIGLFLARMIVTAHGGEIWLDSKENKGTTVYFTLPIEQD, from the coding sequence ATGTCGTCGTTAACTATTGTTTTATTGATACTGTTGGTTGGTGCGATTGGGTGTGCCGGGTACTTCTACAGACGGATGTACCGCATCCGTCAAATTGAGCGACAAAAGGCTGACAATCGCCGTTCGGCATTTATTTCGATCATCAGCCATCAATTGCGAACCCCGCTTTCTGTGATTAAGGGGTATCTTGAAGGTGTTTTAACGGGCGATCAGGGACCTCTCAATGACGGACAAAAGGAGTATCTGCAGGAAGCCCTTGATATCAATCATGACACCATTAAATTAGTGAATGATTATCTTGAGGTCGTTCGTCTCGACATCGATAAACTGATTATTCATTTAGAACGGATACAACTCGAGGAATTAGTTGCCGAGGAGGTTAGCAAATTAACCCCATTGGCACGAGCTTCAAATTGCGAGCTGGTCTATACGCCGCCCGCCTCGGCTTTGCCGTCGGTGCAGGCTGATCGGATTAAACTGCGACAAGTCATTGAGAATATTTTAACTAACGCGATAAAATATACTAATGGTAAGGGCCGAGCGGTTATCACGCTTGAGCAGCGCGATGGTGCCATTCGTTTTTCTGTTGCAGACAACGGCGTAGGTGTACCGCAGGATCAATTGGATGAGGTGTTTACTAAGTTTACTCGGGGGAAAAATGTGATTCAAAAAAACACCCAGGGTTCAGGTATTGGCCTTTTTCTCGCGCGTATGATTGTCACTGCTCACGGCGGAGAAATCTGGCTAGACTCTAAGGAAAATAAGGGTACCACAGTATATTTCACCTTACCCATTGAACAGGATTAA
- a CDS encoding glycosyltransferase family 39 protein, translating to MPFGIKNFFIRHKLILLLLLAVMVNELVFVMVVPLWQNYDEIEHYAYTAFLVEERRLPIAVGVHPQTDATLTQSDEMRAADALLENSEIIEAASMRGLVQHQDFDAGERSGQALAALAGLDRRTSLDNYQNPTYRYPPLYYALEAIPYLLFYHADIITRSYAMRAFNIIFLLLTVFFAYQLARRVLTSHLGALTVAALIGFMPRLAYTASGLNNDHLLITFGTLLVYLLVKYLSEKMQWQQALWLGLIFAGGVLTKPQFIVFAVPLGIFYLIQCMRERNFRRCAAYALIIVGVTLAIAGWWFFSDSVGQIGSSQITGLSNFDSATVSGAGAGLMITAIVLRYFYMFLTYFSAFGCCHEFALGSLYQVLFAISAGLGFFGLVHLVVTRRQQPQSYMMQMLLLCIFIVALEGLLLLIFLKSLLTTGIMPGFPIDGRYLFPVIAPLTILLVVGLQKLLPQKFHRALYLSLTNGIILINVCALFFYILPRYYL from the coding sequence ATGCCATTCGGGATAAAAAATTTTTTTATTCGCCACAAACTGATTTTGTTGCTCTTACTCGCCGTTATGGTGAACGAGCTTGTTTTCGTTATGGTCGTGCCGCTGTGGCAAAATTATGACGAGATAGAACATTATGCGTACACTGCTTTTCTCGTCGAGGAGCGGCGGCTCCCGATTGCAGTCGGGGTTCATCCGCAGACCGATGCAACGCTCACCCAATCGGATGAAATGCGGGCCGCTGATGCGCTTTTAGAAAATAGCGAAATCATAGAGGCCGCTTCGATGCGGGGGTTGGTGCAGCATCAAGATTTTGATGCCGGGGAGCGATCTGGTCAAGCTCTGGCGGCGCTGGCTGGCCTGGATCGGCGCACCTCCCTGGATAACTATCAGAATCCCACATATCGATATCCCCCATTGTATTATGCATTGGAGGCAATCCCTTATTTACTTTTTTATCATGCCGACATTATAACTCGGTCGTACGCGATGCGAGCGTTTAATATTATTTTTTTATTGCTGACCGTATTTTTTGCTTATCAACTGGCGCGACGTGTGTTGACTAGTCATCTGGGTGCGCTGACCGTTGCGGCATTGATCGGCTTCATGCCCCGACTGGCGTATACGGCCTCAGGATTGAACAATGATCATTTATTAATTACCTTTGGCACGCTATTGGTGTATCTCCTGGTTAAATATCTCTCGGAAAAGATGCAGTGGCAGCAGGCGTTATGGTTGGGGTTAATTTTTGCAGGAGGCGTATTGACCAAGCCTCAATTCATCGTATTTGCCGTGCCATTGGGGATTTTTTATCTTATTCAGTGCATGAGAGAGCGAAATTTTCGGCGCTGTGCGGCATATGCTTTAATTATTGTTGGGGTTACGCTGGCAATTGCGGGGTGGTGGTTTTTTTCCGATTCAGTGGGGCAGATCGGATCAAGTCAGATTACGGGGCTGAGCAATTTTGATTCGGCTACGGTCAGTGGTGCAGGAGCGGGACTTATGATTACCGCCATTGTACTGAGATATTTTTATATGTTTCTTACTTATTTTTCCGCCTTTGGTTGTTGTCATGAATTTGCTTTGGGCTCGCTGTACCAGGTACTTTTTGCCATCAGTGCTGGACTTGGGTTTTTTGGGTTAGTACATCTTGTGGTTACTAGGCGTCAGCAACCTCAATCATACATGATGCAAATGCTACTATTATGCATTTTCATCGTGGCTCTGGAGGGATTATTATTGTTGATTTTTCTCAAATCACTTTTGACTACCGGCATAATGCCTGGTTTCCCGATTGATGGGCGCTACCTCTTCCCGGTTATCGCCCCATTAACTATTCTATTGGTGGTTGGATTGCAGAAATTGCTGCCGCAAAAGTTTCATCGAGCACTGTACTTATCTCTCACGAATGGGATTATTCTCATTAATGTGTGCGCGCTTTTCTTTTATATCCTTCCTCGATATTACTTATAA
- a CDS encoding type II/IV secretion system protein, with amino-acid sequence MALDQEQLKRELLAAELITEDQFSSAVARAREHHTSVEQELVEAELVSDENLGQIIADLYSVPYVNVTTKQIPDSVLRVIPELVAKRQRLLAFEQTGDGLKVAMVDPTNEELKYFIEKKTGHRVIPHYTTVRNINDALKFYRKELTEAFDDIIQHNVAAAQGTPAANRELPITRIVDTILHYAYENKASDVHIEPHEESVVIRFRIDGILHDVVTLPKELHAFIITRIKIMAKLRTDEHRAAQDGRLDFPTEDEQVDVRVSVIPVSDGEKVVMRLLTEKSRQFSLVELGMNESDMRKLELTVRRPHGMILATGPTGSGKTTTLYALLKILNTREVNISTIEDPVEYDIDGVNQIQVDSKTNLTFALGLRSILRQDPDIVMVGEIRDEETASIAINAAMTGHLVLSTLHTNDAPTTLPRLLDMKIEPFLIASTVNVALAQRLVRKIHRGCIESYTPDSVELSRYASLLGEARAQAIGFSEKGFRLYRGKGCALCNNTGFEGRVGIFEVLEMTERIRQLIMQRANSDVIRQAAIAEGMSTMLDDGLEKAKRGITTVDEVLRAANT; translated from the coding sequence ATGGCGCTTGATCAGGAACAGCTGAAGCGTGAATTACTTGCCGCTGAACTTATTACTGAGGATCAGTTTAGTTCGGCTGTGGCGCGTGCGCGTGAACACCATACTTCGGTTGAGCAGGAATTGGTTGAAGCTGAATTAGTCAGCGATGAAAACCTCGGCCAAATTATCGCGGATCTATATAGCGTACCGTACGTCAACGTGACGACCAAACAGATTCCTGATTCGGTTTTGCGGGTCATTCCTGAGCTGGTGGCAAAACGCCAACGCCTCCTCGCATTTGAGCAAACCGGTGACGGCCTCAAGGTCGCCATGGTTGATCCAACTAATGAGGAGCTGAAATATTTTATTGAGAAAAAAACAGGCCATCGCGTCATCCCGCACTATACTACGGTGCGCAATATTAATGACGCGTTGAAGTTTTATCGCAAGGAGTTGACCGAGGCTTTTGATGATATTATTCAACATAATGTCGCGGCGGCGCAAGGTACGCCAGCGGCCAATCGCGAACTGCCGATCACGCGAATTGTTGATACAATTCTGCATTATGCCTATGAAAATAAGGCTTCCGATGTGCACATTGAACCGCACGAGGAATCAGTGGTCATCCGATTTCGTATCGATGGCATTCTCCATGATGTGGTGACGCTGCCCAAGGAATTGCATGCGTTTATCATCACTCGCATAAAAATCATGGCCAAACTGCGGACGGATGAACATCGGGCCGCTCAGGATGGTCGCCTTGATTTCCCGACCGAAGATGAGCAGGTAGACGTCCGCGTCTCAGTCATCCCTGTTTCTGATGGAGAAAAAGTTGTGATGCGGCTCTTAACCGAGAAATCCCGTCAGTTCAGTCTGGTAGAGCTGGGGATGAACGAATCGGATATGCGTAAGCTTGAACTGACGGTGCGTCGGCCGCACGGAATGATTTTAGCTACCGGGCCCACGGGTAGCGGTAAAACCACCACCCTGTATGCGTTATTAAAAATTTTGAATACGCGTGAAGTAAATATTTCTACCATTGAAGACCCGGTCGAATATGATATTGATGGCGTTAATCAGATACAGGTTGATTCAAAAACCAATCTCACGTTTGCGCTTGGCTTGCGGTCAATTCTCCGCCAAGACCCTGATATTGTTATGGTGGGTGAAATTCGAGATGAAGAGACTGCCAGCATCGCCATCAATGCGGCTATGACCGGTCACCTCGTGTTGTCTACGCTGCACACTAATGACGCGCCGACTACCTTGCCCCGACTGCTGGATATGAAAATCGAACCTTTTTTGATTGCGTCAACGGTAAACGTTGCTTTAGCTCAGCGCTTGGTACGCAAGATTCATCGTGGGTGCATTGAGAGCTATACGCCAGATTCAGTCGAATTGTCGCGCTATGCCAGCTTGCTTGGGGAGGCGCGTGCGCAGGCAATTGGCTTTTCTGAAAAAGGATTTCGTTTGTATCGGGGCAAGGGATGTGCGTTGTGCAATAACACTGGCTTTGAGGGGCGCGTCGGTATTTTTGAAGTCCTCGAAATGACGGAGCGTATACGGCAATTAATTATGCAACGGGCAAACAGCGACGTGATCCGCCAGGCGGCGATAGCCGAGGGGATGAGCACTATGCTTGATGATGGTCTGGAAAAGGCAAAACGAGGTATTACCACGGTTGACGAGGTTTTAAGGGCGGCCAATACCTAA
- the rpiB gene encoding ribose 5-phosphate isomerase B, producing the protein MLTPIAIAADHGGFELKQALIEALDARGYQTHDFGTKTNDPVDYPDYIRDVCRAVSKSWHGILICGTGIGMSIAANRFHGIRAALCHDTETARLSRQHNNANVLCLGGRVLTAEQAIEIVTVWLTTEFSGEERHQRRLDKIE; encoded by the coding sequence ATGCTAACCCCAATCGCCATTGCCGCTGATCATGGCGGCTTTGAGCTCAAACAAGCGCTCATTGAAGCGCTCGACGCGCGAGGCTACCAGACCCACGATTTTGGCACTAAGACCAATGATCCGGTCGACTACCCGGACTACATCCGTGACGTATGCCGCGCAGTCAGTAAGAGCTGGCACGGCATCCTGATCTGCGGCACGGGCATCGGCATGTCCATCGCCGCTAACCGGTTCCACGGAATCCGGGCAGCCCTCTGCCATGATACAGAGACGGCTCGGCTGTCGCGCCAGCACAACAATGCCAATGTACTATGTCTGGGTGGTCGAGTGCTTACCGCCGAACAGGCGATCGAAATTGTCACTGTTTGGCTGACCACCGAATTTTCCGGTGAGGAACGCCACCAACGCCGCCTCGACAAAATTGAATAA
- the pilM gene encoding pilus assembly protein PilM produces the protein MARFSFSQRTFGIDLSDHSIELMEIGSRFGRPLIRTAGRVELESGTVVNGRVDMKDKFVSAVHRLLMSANVDHHGGHRAIIAIPETQLYLYVFTVPGAVPEDRIGESVQFMAEETLPLAFDQVYHDYQILSRGPEGIDVVYVACARDIVDTLRTSLLAAGITPIVIEPESAALARAIIPAGPVPPTLILDIGSRASTITIFDRHGIRYSYTVPVAGHAFTQALMRGRNISTEEAVRLKRERLVNIQTAAELAEPLHQIIERISTSILYYEHKTGFAVSQAILVGGSSLLPGLDRYVHDQLRLPVIIGNPLHGLNYNRAQFPDDNRRVLYATVAGLALRGATHTRLHQGLNLLRHEETHRRLAVGHWFHRGTATHLPVATPAPQRAMHAGPPSTSKRTKLLLMIFFGLIIVFLIVLMIRPNG, from the coding sequence ATGGCACGATTTTCTTTTTCCCAACGTACGTTTGGCATCGATCTTTCCGATCATTCCATTGAATTGATGGAAATTGGTAGTCGGTTTGGGCGCCCTCTGATCCGTACCGCTGGCCGGGTGGAGCTTGAGTCCGGCACGGTGGTAAACGGCCGGGTGGACATGAAGGACAAATTCGTGAGTGCCGTGCATCGGCTGCTTATGTCGGCAAATGTTGATCACCATGGCGGACACCGTGCCATTATTGCCATTCCGGAAACACAATTATATTTATATGTTTTTACCGTTCCTGGTGCTGTTCCTGAAGATCGGATTGGCGAATCCGTCCAATTTATGGCTGAGGAAACGCTCCCCTTAGCGTTCGACCAGGTATATCATGATTATCAGATTTTATCGCGTGGACCTGAGGGTATTGACGTTGTCTATGTGGCGTGTGCTCGAGATATTGTTGATACATTACGCACTTCTTTGTTAGCGGCTGGGATTACTCCGATTGTCATCGAACCTGAGTCGGCGGCTTTGGCACGCGCCATCATACCTGCTGGGCCAGTCCCACCTACGCTTATACTTGACATTGGGTCGCGAGCGAGCACCATAACTATATTTGACCGTCATGGCATTCGCTATTCATATACGGTTCCGGTGGCTGGGCATGCTTTTACTCAGGCATTGATGCGCGGTCGCAATATCAGCACTGAGGAAGCGGTGCGTTTAAAACGAGAACGATTGGTAAATATCCAAACTGCTGCTGAGCTCGCCGAGCCGTTACATCAAATTATTGAACGTATTAGCACCTCCATATTGTATTATGAACATAAGACTGGTTTCGCCGTGAGCCAAGCAATCCTTGTTGGCGGAAGTAGTTTATTGCCGGGGTTGGATCGGTATGTTCATGATCAGCTTCGTTTACCCGTCATCATCGGCAATCCCTTACACGGTCTGAATTATAATCGAGCTCAATTTCCCGATGATAATCGTCGTGTGCTCTATGCGACGGTTGCCGGCTTAGCCCTGCGTGGGGCAACTCACACTCGATTGCATCAGGGGCTTAATCTATTGCGGCATGAAGAGACGCACCGTCGGCTAGCTGTTGGTCACTGGTTTCATCGGGGCACGGCAACTCATCTACCCGTGGCCACGCCGGCTCCCCAGCGTGCGATGCATGCAGGACCCCCCAGCACATCAAAACGAACGAAATTATTATTGATGATTTTCTTTGGTCTGATTATTGTATTTTTGATTGTATTAATGATACGACCAAACGGATAG
- a CDS encoding ribonuclease H-like domain-containing protein has protein sequence MHKVVFDIETKNGFGDRGSANPQKLEISLLVVYEYDTDTFHSFMEPEFPKLWKLLEKTDLMIGFNSDYFDIPVLNRYYPGDLTKIKSLDLLSAVYKSLGRRVSLDMLAAGTLGIHKSGKGLDAITWWKNGEIEKLRQYCTDDVRITRDIYEYALRHKALKYKLGPDVHTVPIDTTGWDEKVTASLNYTLPF, from the coding sequence ATGCATAAAGTTGTATTCGACATTGAAACGAAGAATGGATTTGGCGACCGTGGTTCGGCCAATCCACAGAAGCTGGAAATATCCCTGCTGGTTGTGTATGAGTATGACACTGATACATTTCACAGTTTTATGGAGCCGGAATTTCCTAAACTCTGGAAATTGTTGGAGAAGACCGATCTGATGATTGGTTTCAATTCTGATTATTTTGATATTCCGGTATTGAATCGATATTATCCTGGCGATCTGACGAAAATAAAAAGTCTCGATCTCTTGAGTGCCGTGTATAAGTCGTTGGGACGCCGGGTCTCGCTGGATATGCTCGCTGCTGGTACGCTCGGGATTCATAAGAGTGGCAAGGGGCTTGATGCGATCACGTGGTGGAAAAATGGCGAGATTGAGAAATTACGCCAGTACTGCACTGACGACGTACGTATCACGCGAGATATTTACGAGTACGCCCTCCGGCACAAGGCATTGAAGTATAAATTAGGCCCGGACGTACATACGGTACCGATTGATACGACTGGTTGGGACGAAAAAGTAACCGCGTCGCTCAATTATACCCTGCCATTTTAG
- a CDS encoding response regulator: protein MPITKNILLVEDEQSLLKIYSNKLRNSGFNVSVAISGDEALRKAETERPDIILLDLMLPGKDGFAVLEELKLKDGTKDIPVVILSNLGQESDRARGTALGAVDYLVKSDVGLMDLVDKVNHYLADPNGA from the coding sequence ATGCCAATTACAAAGAATATCTTATTGGTCGAAGATGAGCAATCATTACTGAAGATTTACAGTAATAAGCTTCGCAATAGTGGTTTCAATGTGTCGGTAGCTATTTCTGGTGATGAAGCGCTCCGCAAGGCCGAGACGGAACGCCCGGATATTATCTTGCTTGATCTTATGCTTCCCGGAAAAGACGGGTTTGCTGTACTTGAGGAACTGAAGCTCAAAGATGGAACCAAAGATATCCCCGTCGTTATTCTGTCTAACCTCGGCCAAGAATCAGATCGGGCGCGCGGTACGGCTCTTGGCGCCGTTGATTATTTAGTGAAATCAGACGTAGGGCTCATGGACCTCGTTGATAAGGTTAATCACTACCTGGCTGACCCGAATGGCGCTTGA
- a CDS encoding DUF2029 domain-containing protein, with amino-acid sequence MDVQKTISSEGSPADAWRGIGMIIFICGLAWFGYHTLYTTFVDRDVFSDFPTYYFSATALSQGVDFYDQSTIAQLGREIPYAKDMGAYLYPPVLLELLTPLTTLGYQPAKIIWALISLVALFFIGKELWRRIRPEQRDLFWGLSGFLLMSWPMKQVLVHGQLELIILFLILVAFRWSQHNHAARAGIALGIATTLKLYPAFFFLYFIYKKQWGSLCYGIATILVLIGISFAMLPGERLNTFTTSVMPKLLRGEASQQTVGGKISYAGTKYWPNNYSLSGLFAHTMTKQDVSQGLIDAPKAATALYYGSAIAVLLTTLYLLFVRRAQDSLLSLSLLSITFLLINPLVWEYYLVLAIPAFFWFFDSSTPPNKFARYAFIIMALAFAVICLDIYYWYPFMRQGVGTLIMSIKIIALLSIYGVLTWRSWSSSRDTLPTPTLNRG; translated from the coding sequence ATGGATGTGCAGAAAACCATTAGTTCTGAGGGGTCACCGGCAGATGCCTGGCGTGGCATTGGGATGATCATCTTCATCTGCGGGCTGGCGTGGTTTGGCTACCACACGCTCTACACTACCTTTGTTGACCGGGACGTCTTTTCTGATTTCCCCACCTATTACTTTTCCGCAACCGCGCTAAGCCAAGGAGTTGATTTTTATGATCAATCAACCATTGCCCAATTAGGGCGGGAAATTCCATACGCGAAAGATATGGGCGCCTACCTGTATCCTCCGGTTCTGCTGGAATTACTCACCCCGTTAACCACGCTGGGCTATCAGCCGGCAAAAATTATTTGGGCATTGATTTCCCTCGTCGCGCTCTTTTTCATTGGGAAAGAGCTGTGGCGCCGGATACGCCCTGAGCAGCGAGATCTATTTTGGGGACTTTCCGGATTTCTGCTCATGTCGTGGCCGATGAAACAAGTGCTAGTACATGGACAATTGGAACTTATCATCCTTTTTCTGATTTTGGTGGCTTTTCGTTGGTCACAGCATAACCATGCCGCCCGAGCGGGGATCGCGCTCGGCATCGCCACTACTTTGAAACTATATCCCGCTTTTTTCTTCCTTTACTTCATATACAAAAAGCAATGGGGATCGCTCTGCTATGGAATCGCCACCATACTTGTGCTGATAGGCATTTCATTTGCCATGCTGCCCGGGGAACGGCTAAATACTTTTACTACTTCGGTCATGCCAAAACTGCTCCGCGGAGAAGCCAGCCAGCAAACAGTGGGGGGTAAAATCTCATATGCCGGAACAAAATATTGGCCAAATAACTACTCACTCTCTGGATTATTCGCCCATACCATGACCAAGCAGGATGTAAGTCAGGGATTGATCGATGCGCCAAAAGCTGCCACGGCGCTCTACTATGGCTCAGCCATCGCCGTGCTGCTGACCACGCTCTATCTGCTCTTTGTTCGGCGAGCCCAGGACAGCCTACTATCTCTGTCACTGCTCAGCATTACCTTTCTCCTGATTAATCCGCTGGTCTGGGAGTACTACCTGGTACTTGCCATACCTGCATTTTTTTGGTTTTTTGATTCCAGCACCCCACCAAACAAATTCGCGAGATACGCCTTTATTATCATGGCGCTGGCATTCGCCGTCATCTGTTTGGATATATATTATTGGTACCCATTTATGCGGCAAGGTGTGGGCACGCTGATTATGTCAATAAAGATTATTGCACTACTGTCAATCTACGGGGTATTGACCTGGAGATCATGGTCATCATCGCGCGACACCCTTCCGACGCCAACATTGAATCGAGGATAG
- a CDS encoding type II secretion system F family protein, whose translation MDYRYIATTPRGIVQRGTLAADTATDVAQQLRQRNLSILSIAPATGGFSLTNTSGLGGRVGALDKVIFARHLAIMLRAGLSLVESLDTIQGQNASQTMQRVVAELIRDVSNGKSLGDAMSRYPRVFTSIMVGMIRIGEASGTLEENLEYIASELEKDYELKRKVKSALLYPGIVLSATVVLGIGLSIFILPKLVQLFDTFRIALPPTTVVFLSIATFLVDYGWYVLAGAAVCIIGLRVALVAPPVRRVMHRLYLRMPVVQRLIRNANIARLTRIVSILLKSGITINESLGITAQAIENTVYRDLLMSAQVGVQKGQTLSSIFATSQYIPDMATRMIGVGERTGKLDSSLGYLASFYEEEVDAATKNLSTVLEPTLLIIIGLVLGFLAVAIISPIYQFTGSLQQ comes from the coding sequence ATGGACTATCGCTATATCGCAACTACGCCACGAGGCATTGTTCAGCGGGGAACGCTGGCCGCAGACACGGCTACCGATGTGGCGCAACAATTACGCCAGAGAAATTTATCTATACTTTCGATTGCTCCAGCGACCGGCGGCTTTTCATTGACTAATACTAGTGGATTGGGTGGGCGGGTTGGCGCGCTGGATAAAGTGATTTTTGCCCGCCATTTAGCGATTATGCTTCGAGCCGGCCTTTCATTGGTTGAATCACTTGATACTATTCAGGGACAAAATGCCAGCCAAACCATGCAGCGCGTGGTGGCAGAGCTCATTCGCGACGTATCAAATGGAAAAAGTTTAGGTGACGCGATGAGCCGGTATCCCCGCGTCTTTACCTCGATTATGGTTGGCATGATTCGTATCGGTGAAGCGAGTGGCACTTTAGAGGAGAATCTCGAGTACATTGCTTCGGAATTAGAAAAAGATTATGAACTTAAGCGGAAGGTAAAATCAGCATTGCTATATCCTGGTATTGTCCTCTCGGCCACGGTTGTCTTGGGGATTGGTTTGAGTATTTTCATATTGCCTAAATTAGTACAATTATTTGATACATTTAGGATTGCGTTGCCGCCTACCACGGTTGTCTTTCTCAGCATTGCAACATTTTTAGTTGATTATGGATGGTATGTGTTGGCTGGAGCAGCCGTATGCATCATTGGTTTACGCGTGGCGCTGGTTGCCCCTCCAGTACGCCGCGTCATGCATCGTTTGTACCTGCGGATGCCAGTCGTGCAGCGACTGATCCGTAATGCAAATATTGCTCGACTGACCCGGATTGTTTCCATTTTATTGAAGAGCGGTATCACGATAAATGAGAGTCTGGGCATTACGGCGCAGGCTATTGAAAATACGGTGTATCGTGATTTGCTGATGTCGGCGCAGGTCGGTGTACAGAAGGGGCAGACACTTTCTTCAATTTTTGCCACCAGCCAGTATATTCCTGACATGGCCACTCGCATGATTGGTGTTGGTGAGCGCACGGGTAAGCTTGATTCAAGCCTGGGTTACTTAGCTTCTTTTTATGAAGAAGAAGTTGATGCGGCTACAAAAAATTTATCAACTGTTTTGGAGCCTACCTTATTGATTATCATCGGGTTAGTACTTGGATTTTTAGCAGTGGCAATTATTTCCCCTATTTATCAATTCACCGGATCATTACAGCAATAG